A portion of the Homalodisca vitripennis isolate AUS2020 chromosome 2, UT_GWSS_2.1, whole genome shotgun sequence genome contains these proteins:
- the LOC124355836 gene encoding transcription factor Maf-like, translating to MKWICLILLSVTVTAYSKPSDLQFPKHEEDIHHHHHSHHGSKHGVGHHDSGLLVAGGTPGFYGGSGGGSSVGKPSGSYTSGIHGGSNGGWSS from the exons ATGAAGTGG ATTTGCCTAATACTGTTGAGCGTTACGGTAACAGCGTACTCAAAGCCTTCAGACCTACAGTTCCCTAAGCATGAAGAAGATATTCACCACCATCATCACAGCCATCATGGTAGCAAGCATGGAGTAGGCCACCACGACTCTGGTCTCTTAGTTGCTGGAGGAACACCGGGATTCTACGGAGGATCTGGTGGTGGAAGCTCTGTTGGAAAACCTAGTGGATCATACACCAGTGGAATTCACGGAGGTTCAAATGGAGGGTGGTCATCATGA
- the LOC124355837 gene encoding keratin, type I cytoskeletal 9-like has protein sequence MNLDHTVVEVTEVPLEVVIVNLDITVVEVTEANNQSLLEIKTEAIVATKKIILVDPKAMVVYGSKPGSSSFASSQSSAQSEGFGFGGGKESGFGNSNGGKGGSSGYGGRPGGNLGGGYGSGLGGNEGGSFGAGSGGLSGGHQHSGLHGSGNHGGAGNHEGSFGSDQYGSGLSGGNHGSSLGGGHSGSYGGKPGHHGSGHHGGNQGGSLGGGHGGSLESGHHGSGQHGGGSGSTGGSYGGKPGHHEAGLHGGNHGGSFGGGHGGSFEEGHLESGQHGHGGSFGGKPGHHEGGEHHHGGSSYGHKPIHGPPHGPHPHGVHGPPHGHGHHHHH, from the exons ATGAATCTGGATCACACGGTGGTGGAAGTCACGGAGGTTCCGTTGGAGGTGGTCATCGTGAATCTGGACATCACAGTGGTGGAGGTCACGGAG GCCAACAATCAGAGCTTATTGGAGATCAAGACGGAGGCCATAGTAGCCACAAAGAAAATTATTCTAGTGGACCCAAAGGCAATGGTGGTTTATGGCTCTAAACCAGGTAGTTCTAGTTTTGCTTCAAGTCAGTCATCCGCTCAGTCAGAGGGATTTGGATTTGGAGGAGGTAAGGAGAGTGGTTTCGGGAATAGCAACGGAGGAAAAGGAGGATCTAGTGGGTATGGAGGTCGACCGGGTGGAAATCTAGGAGGTGGTTATGGATCGGGATTAGGTGGAAATGAAGGAGGTTCATTTGGAGCTGGAAGTGGAGGACTATCTGGTGGGCATCAACATTCAGGACTTCATGGCAGTGGAAATCATGGGGGAGCTGGAAATCATGAAGGATCGTTTGGTAGTGATCAGTATGGATCTGGCCTCAGTGGAGGAAATCATGGCAGCTCTTTAGGTGGAGGTCATAGTGGGTCATATGGGGGAAAACCAGGCCACCATGGATCTGGCCATCATGGAGGAAATCAGGGTGGTTCCTTAGGAGGGGGTCACGGAGGGTCATTAGAAAGTGGTCACCATGGATCTGGTCAGCACGGAGGGGGTAGTGGTTCTACTGGAGGATCTTATGGGGGGAAACCAGGACACCATGAAGCTGGCCTTCATGGAGGAAATCATGGAGGTTCTTTTGGAGGTGGACATGGAGGATCCTTTGAAGAAGGACATCTTGAATCCGGACAACACGGTCATGGTGGATCCTTTGGAGGGAAGCCGGGACATCATGAGGGTGGCGAACATCATCATGGAGGATCATCGTATGGTCACAAGCCTATACATGGACCTCCCCACGGACCTCATCCCCATGGCGTTCATGGGCCACCACACGGACATGGTCACCACCACCATcactaa